Part of the Flavobacterium sp. KS-LB2 genome is shown below.
ACAATTCGAACCACACCGGAACATTGTCTAATAAGGCAATAGTTTGCGCTCCTGCACCTATACTCAGTTGTTTGGGCCATTTGTCTTCGTTTTTATCAGGTGCAATTAACACGCGGTATTTCCCGTTTTCACTGATAAAATTTTCGATAGCAACAATTTCACCACCAAATGTTCCATAGGACATATCTGGCCATCCTGAAAAGACGATTGTTGGCCATCCATCAAACCAAACTCGAACCTTTTCTCCTTTGGTTAATAACGGCAAATCAATTGGGTTTACAAAAGTCTCTACGGCAATATCATATTCGGATGGCATTATAGTAGCTATTGGCGTTCCTTCTTTGATAGTTTCTCCTATACCAGATTGAAGCGCTCTATTGACATATCCATTTTGTGAAGCTTTGATGTAATACATGCCATTTCGAATGCTGTAATTTGCATATTGATTAGCAAGTTTATTCACTTGTGCATCCGTATCGTACTGACTGCTTAGCGCGGTAAATTTATCACTATTTGCTTTAGAAACTTTCTCTGCATATTCAGCACCAATTCTGTTTATTTCAACTTTAGCATTAATTAACTCGTTTTTGCTGGTTAACAATTTGTTTTCCTGAGTGATAATTTTTGCTTCGACTTCTTGTAATTTCAGTCTTTTTTCTTCAATATCAGTGAGTGGTTTTAAGCCTTCTTTATTCAACTCAACCGAACGATTGTATTGTGTGTTGGCTATTTTTAGTTGTGTCTTTACAGCCACTAAATCCATGCTGTCACTTTTTATTTTTAAAAATGATTGTTTGATTTTATTTTGTGCTTGTTCTAGTTTTAAGATTTTTTCTCTTTCAATTGCTTGAATTTGACCTGAAAGTGTATTTACTTTTGATCCATAGGATTGTAAGGATTGTTTTTTGGCATCCATTTGGTTTTTTGTGTTTTGCACTAAGTTTGGGTCCATATAATCCTCTTTTATTTCAGATATAAATAGGATTGTATCGCCTTTTTTGACAAAATCACCTTCTTGTACGTACCATTTTTCAAGTCTACCAGAAATTACACTTTGAATCGATTGAGGGCGTTGGTCTGGTTTTAATGTAGTCACGCTTCCAGTTCCAGAAATATTTTGTGTCCAGGGTAGAAAAAGCGCCACTAAAACCAGAATAGAAACTCCAGCTATAATTTTATTTAAAATTTTATAATGTGGTCTGTTTGTTAAATTTTTTATGGTTGTAAATCGGTCGAGTAACGGCAATTTTGTTTTGTTATCGGATATGTTTAGCATGACTAATTATTTTTTAAATCGAGTTGAATAGCTCCGTTTTGCATGATGATTTTTCTATTACATTTAGTTTTCCAATGCGGATTTTTAGATGAAACAATAATCGTCCATTTGTTTTTTTCGGAAGTAATGAAATCAATAATTTCATTAGCCACTTTTTCATCCATCATATCAGTTGGATCCTCATAAAAAAGTATTCTGGGCTTATGAATAATACTTCTTGCTAATAGCATTTTTTGCGCATTGGATGACGATAATTGTTTTCCTTCAGGATAAATGCGAGTCTCCAGACCTTTTGGTAATGATTTGATGAATCCAGAAAGTTGTACGCCATCAATTGCCCATTTTAGATCTTCACTGCTTATTGAATTGTCATTGAAAGTAATATTTTCTAATAAGGTGCCTTCAAAAGGTGTTTCGCTGTGGATAATGCTTCCTATTTGAGATCTGTATTGTTTTAGGTTGATTTTTCTAAATGTGTCATCATTTATGTAAAAAGAACCAGATGTGGGTTGCAATAAACCGGATAATAT
Proteins encoded:
- a CDS encoding HlyD family secretion protein is translated as MLNISDNKTKLPLLDRFTTIKNLTNRPHYKILNKIIAGVSILVLVALFLPWTQNISGTGSVTTLKPDQRPQSIQSVISGRLEKWYVQEGDFVKKGDTILFISEIKEDYMDPNLVQNTKNQMDAKKQSLQSYGSKVNTLSGQIQAIEREKILKLEQAQNKIKQSFLKIKSDSMDLVAVKTQLKIANTQYNRSVELNKEGLKPLTDIEEKRLKLQEVEAKIITQENKLLTSKNELINAKVEINRIGAEYAEKVSKANSDKFTALSSQYDTDAQVNKLANQYANYSIRNGMYYIKASQNGYVNRALQSGIGETIKEGTPIATIMPSEYDIAVETFVNPIDLPLLTKGEKVRVWFDGWPTIVFSGWPDMSYGTFGGEIVAIENFISENGKYRVLIAPDKNEDKWPKQLSIGAGAQTIALLDNVPVWFELWRTLNGFPPNYYKPSAKTTKEKK